One genomic region from Cyanobium usitatum str. Tous encodes:
- a CDS encoding alpha/beta family hydrolase, with the protein MNPADTAAPRLLDGPVDALGTVVLAHGAGAPMDSPFMAAIASGLAQHGWRVLRFEFAYMARQRILERRQGPDRMPVLQQALRQQVQLERQLNPNLPLFIGGKSMGGRVASLLLDELAASYGVKGCLCLGYPFHPPGKPLQLRTEHLATLQTPALILQGERDSFGRRDEVDSYSLSQQIQLRWIPSGDHSFKPTRSSGLSEAENWTTAVEFSDQFLRLLLG; encoded by the coding sequence ATGAACCCTGCTGATACGGCTGCTCCTCGGTTGCTCGATGGTCCAGTCGACGCTCTTGGCACCGTTGTGCTGGCCCATGGGGCCGGTGCACCGATGGATAGCCCCTTCATGGCTGCTATCGCCAGCGGTCTGGCACAACACGGCTGGCGGGTGCTGCGCTTTGAATTTGCCTACATGGCACGGCAGCGCATCCTTGAGCGCCGCCAAGGGCCCGATCGAATGCCTGTCTTGCAGCAGGCCCTCCGCCAGCAGGTGCAGCTGGAGAGGCAGCTCAATCCAAACCTGCCCCTTTTTATTGGCGGCAAGTCGATGGGCGGCCGGGTAGCGAGCCTTCTGCTGGATGAGCTTGCAGCCAGCTACGGGGTGAAGGGTTGCCTTTGCCTTGGCTATCCCTTCCATCCACCAGGCAAACCGCTGCAGCTACGCACTGAGCACCTGGCCACCCTGCAGACGCCAGCACTGATCTTGCAGGGCGAACGCGACAGCTTTGGGCGCCGTGACGAGGTTGACTCCTACAGCCTCTCGCAACAGATACAGCTGCGCTGGATACCTAGTGGTGACCACAGCTTTAAGCCCACCCGCAGCTCTGGTCTGAGCGAGGCGGAGAACTGGACAACAGCTGTGGAATTCAGTGATCAGTTCCTGCGGCTGCTGCTGGGTTGA
- a CDS encoding MSMEG_0572/Sll0783 family nitrogen starvation response protein, with product MPAVSRPANEPGDFLVDYEEKVFPDVKAEPGEKALITFHTVAFEGSIGLVNLLQGSRLINKGFETSILLYGPGVTLGVQRGFPKLGDAAFDGHLNFNARLQKFMDQGGKVYACRFALQALYGHGEGALMPGIRPVNPLDVLDIVLMHRKENAFILDTWTL from the coding sequence ATGCCTGCTGTCAGCCGTCCTGCAAACGAGCCGGGCGATTTTTTGGTTGATTACGAGGAGAAGGTCTTTCCCGACGTCAAAGCCGAACCGGGCGAAAAAGCACTGATCACTTTTCACACGGTGGCCTTCGAGGGCTCGATCGGCCTGGTGAACCTGCTCCAGGGAAGTCGCCTGATTAACAAGGGATTTGAAACATCGATTCTCCTTTACGGCCCTGGTGTCACGCTTGGCGTTCAGCGCGGTTTCCCGAAGCTTGGTGATGCAGCCTTCGATGGCCATCTCAACTTCAATGCACGTCTGCAGAAGTTCATGGATCAGGGCGGCAAGGTGTATGCCTGCCGGTTTGCATTGCAGGCTCTCTACGGCCATGGCGAAGGAGCTCTGATGCCTGGAATCCGGCCCGTCAACCCACTCGATGTTCTCGACATCGTGTTGATGCACCGCAAGGAGAATGCCTTCATTCTCGACACCTGGACCCTCTGA
- a CDS encoding MSMEG_0567/Sll0786 family nitrogen starvation N-acetyltransferase yields the protein MFFIDPSSHDIGRSPSSAPASFTPSVRWGIGIDADDFRLSPTASSDRFSFHLLRNRSSLIDGYWQLRSAIFCEEQHLFETSDLDELDERAYPIAAVHHGENHGGQVVGVVRIVEQSPRLWYGGRLGVHHAFRRHNQIGKGLIWKAVTTANGWGCDRFLATVQIQNVRFFQRLHWSSIAELEIQGIRHHLMEADLPYYLPSGERRPCSMQVV from the coding sequence ATGTTCTTCATCGATCCCAGTAGCCATGACATCGGCCGAAGCCCCAGTTCAGCTCCGGCCTCGTTTACTCCCTCGGTGCGTTGGGGCATCGGTATCGACGCCGATGATTTCCGACTCTCCCCAACGGCAAGCTCTGATCGCTTCTCGTTTCACCTGCTGAGGAATAGATCCTCCTTGATAGATGGTTACTGGCAACTGCGCAGTGCGATCTTCTGCGAAGAGCAGCACCTTTTTGAAACCAGCGATCTCGATGAGCTTGACGAGCGCGCTTACCCGATCGCAGCTGTGCACCACGGGGAAAACCATGGCGGCCAAGTGGTCGGCGTTGTGCGGATCGTGGAGCAGAGCCCCCGTCTCTGGTACGGAGGTCGCCTCGGCGTTCATCACGCCTTCCGCCGCCACAACCAGATCGGCAAAGGGTTGATCTGGAAAGCGGTCACAACGGCTAATGGCTGGGGTTGCGATCGTTTTCTGGCCACCGTGCAGATCCAGAACGTGCGGTTCTTCCAAAGGCTGCACTGGTCATCCATCGCTGAATTGGAGATTCAAGGCATCCGTCATCACCTGATGGAGGCTGATCTGCCCTACTACCTGCCTTCCGGAGAGCGGCGTCCCTGCAGCATGCAGGTGGTATGA
- a CDS encoding site-specific integrase, with protein sequence MPQPISENQWVLTARRQISELSAVEGKKPLLTIAKSVRNKVELSMRPRQPGNRITLPFEWCERQWGDCYVRIRNVYAYAAKGHTLVEAAELAQAKAPSKNRNWAAYAKDFKHWKMTADSGIKLTTWEHDYEPVITMAIGLLTAKKAPITAQALVLACVSEFRTGCRMRKIRVRSLVSFLSYCVDQHHLPDAWAPPKNLKPLIGTEKPAEAIRRKADAFAHDQQIIDLIESLPTEVGPQRDREAAMQWADATRLLAELGLRPIELLHLKVKTEEISGEAYWWCTYEKKGGNGATKARRIYPLPLVGADGEVQQWNLMARWRAGLIKLPPLESGNGAGECWKTYFVRRPAWVSLKELMLSQEDKRLTAYSFRHSYSVRGTRRGIDSGSMATSMGHSIQTHCQHYPWAERSSTADAFAKAHEPLIAG encoded by the coding sequence ATGCCACAACCGATTTCGGAAAATCAGTGGGTTTTGACGGCAAGACGGCAGATTTCAGAACTCAGCGCGGTGGAAGGTAAAAAGCCACTGCTGACAATCGCCAAGTCGGTCCGAAACAAGGTCGAACTGTCCATGCGGCCACGCCAGCCAGGCAACCGCATCACGCTGCCCTTTGAGTGGTGTGAGCGCCAATGGGGCGATTGCTACGTCCGCATCCGAAACGTTTACGCCTATGCAGCGAAGGGACACACCCTGGTTGAAGCCGCTGAACTGGCCCAGGCAAAAGCTCCCAGCAAGAACCGCAACTGGGCCGCCTACGCCAAGGATTTCAAGCATTGGAAAATGACCGCCGACAGCGGAATCAAACTCACCACCTGGGAGCACGACTACGAGCCAGTCATCACGATGGCTATCGGGTTGCTCACTGCCAAAAAGGCTCCAATCACGGCTCAAGCTTTGGTACTGGCTTGCGTCAGTGAATTTCGGACTGGTTGCCGTATGCGCAAAATCCGTGTCCGCAGCCTGGTCAGCTTCCTTAGCTACTGCGTGGATCAGCACCACCTGCCAGATGCCTGGGCGCCACCCAAGAACCTCAAGCCACTGATTGGTACAGAGAAGCCGGCCGAAGCGATACGGCGGAAAGCTGATGCCTTTGCCCATGACCAGCAAATCATCGACCTGATCGAGTCGCTGCCAACTGAAGTCGGCCCACAGCGTGACCGTGAAGCAGCAATGCAGTGGGCAGATGCCACCCGGTTGCTGGCTGAGCTGGGATTGCGACCCATTGAACTGCTGCACCTGAAGGTGAAAACAGAAGAAATCAGCGGTGAAGCGTATTGGTGGTGTACCTACGAAAAGAAAGGTGGCAACGGTGCTACCAAGGCGCGACGCATCTACCCACTCCCGTTAGTGGGTGCTGATGGCGAGGTGCAGCAGTGGAACCTGATGGCGAGGTGGCGTGCCGGTCTAATTAAGCTTCCGCCCCTGGAGTCAGGAAACGGTGCCGGTGAATGCTGGAAAACGTATTTTGTGCGCCGACCAGCATGGGTGTCATTGAAGGAGTTGATGCTCAGCCAGGAAGACAAACGGTTGACCGCCTACAGCTTCAGACACAGCTATAGCGTCAGAGGTACTAGGCGTGGCATTGATTCAGGATCCATGGCTACAAGCATGGGACATTCGATTCAGACCCACTGCCAGCACTATCCATGGGCAGAAAGATCAAGCACTGCCGATGCATTTGCCAAAGCCCACGAGCCACTCATCGCGGGGTAG
- a CDS encoding LexA family protein yields MADLPIGEPVPFCPGSLGEGLDLQAALIPNPVCTFYMRASGNGMRQHGINDGDLMVIDRSVEPCSGHVVVVAHQGSFLMRPLLRQGEQWLLEPVRPGEAEILLDLEVFDRSGLFGVVVHAVHHLNKPRLRKI; encoded by the coding sequence TTGGCCGACCTGCCCATTGGCGAGCCTGTGCCCTTCTGCCCGGGCTCGTTGGGTGAGGGTTTGGATCTCCAGGCCGCCCTGATTCCCAACCCGGTCTGCACCTTCTACATGCGGGCCAGCGGCAATGGCATGCGCCAGCACGGGATCAACGACGGCGACCTGATGGTGATCGACCGCAGTGTGGAACCCTGCTCCGGCCATGTTGTCGTCGTAGCCCACCAGGGCAGCTTCTTGATGCGGCCGCTCTTGAGGCAGGGGGAGCAGTGGTTACTTGAGCCGGTGCGGCCAGGAGAGGCAGAAATTCTTTTGGACCTGGAGGTCTTTGATCGCTCAGGGCTGTTTGGCGTGGTGGTGCATGCGGTGCATCACCTCAATAAGCCGCGCTTGCGCAAGATCTGA
- a CDS encoding sll0787 family AIR synthase-like protein: MNTVEHPVLADQLRALSGLQSKRDIQAAAAVFAHQPFPDLGVAALLGDDAALLPAQRGGLLLACEGMHPDLVDEDPWFAGWSAVLVNLSDIAAMGGRPLALVNSIWSVGEEAAAPLLEGMRFACDKFSIPMVGGHTNSHSPYTALSVAVLGVAEGPVLSARSAQAGDALVLLIDGDGSFYRHYPFWDAATSADPKRLQTQLSLLPQLSQAGITRAAKDISMGGLVGTAAMFCEASGLGIEIARDAVERPTGVDELAWLSCFPSFGFLLAVPSDRLSDLQRMLQPYSNLINCQIGQFSQEITGVWLISQGQNEQVWNAATPLTGFSAAMST; encoded by the coding sequence ATGAACACGGTCGAGCACCCCGTTCTGGCAGACCAGCTCAGGGCGCTAAGTGGTCTGCAGTCGAAACGCGACATCCAGGCAGCGGCAGCTGTCTTCGCCCACCAACCCTTTCCTGATCTTGGTGTTGCTGCCCTGCTTGGCGACGATGCAGCCCTCCTGCCGGCCCAGCGCGGTGGGCTGCTGCTGGCCTGTGAAGGAATGCACCCGGACCTGGTGGATGAAGACCCCTGGTTCGCGGGCTGGAGTGCTGTGCTGGTAAATCTCAGCGATATTGCCGCCATGGGTGGCCGGCCACTGGCGCTGGTCAACAGCATCTGGAGCGTGGGGGAAGAGGCGGCCGCCCCGCTTCTGGAGGGGATGCGTTTCGCCTGTGACAAGTTTTCGATTCCGATGGTGGGTGGCCATACCAACAGCCACAGCCCCTACACGGCGCTGTCCGTTGCTGTGTTGGGTGTTGCTGAGGGACCGGTTCTCTCGGCACGCTCTGCGCAGGCGGGCGATGCCCTGGTGTTGCTGATCGATGGCGACGGCAGCTTCTATCGCCACTACCCCTTCTGGGATGCAGCCACCAGCGCTGATCCCAAGCGCCTGCAGACCCAACTGAGCCTGCTCCCCCAGCTAAGCCAGGCCGGGATCACCCGAGCCGCAAAGGACATCAGCATGGGCGGCCTTGTGGGCACTGCGGCCATGTTCTGCGAGGCCAGTGGACTGGGTATCGAGATCGCTCGGGATGCCGTGGAGCGTCCCACGGGTGTCGATGAGCTGGCGTGGCTCAGCTGCTTTCCCAGCTTTGGCTTCCTGTTGGCAGTTCCATCAGACAGGCTCTCTGATCTCCAGAGGATGTTGCAGCCCTACAGCAATCTGATCAACTGCCAGATCGGCCAATTCAGCCAAGAGATCACCGGCGTATGGCTAATCAGCCAAGGACAAAACGAACAGGTTTGGAATGCCGCAACACCACTCACAGGCTTCAGTGCGGCCATGAGCACGTAG
- a CDS encoding Nit6803 family nitrilase, protein MVNTIKVAAAQIRPVLFSLKGSVQRVLSAMEEAAGEGVELIVFPETFLPYYPYFSFVEPAVLMGRSHLALYEQAVTVPGPATDAIAAAARQYGMHVLLGINERDGGSLYNTQLLIDANGEIVLKRRKITPTYHERMVWGQGDGAGLKVVSTSLGKVGALACWEHYNPLARFSLMAQGEEIHCAQFPGSLVGPIFSEQTAVTMRHHALEAGCFVICSTAWLDPDDYSTITPDTSLHKAFQGGCHTAVISPEGRYLAGPLPDGEGLAIAELDRALITKRKRMMDSVGHYSRPDLLSLRINHTAAAQVSAMGMAVEPLDATELMTFNQEMSDV, encoded by the coding sequence ATGGTCAACACGATCAAGGTTGCTGCAGCTCAGATCCGCCCGGTTTTGTTCAGCCTTAAAGGCTCAGTTCAGCGGGTGCTGTCGGCCATGGAAGAAGCGGCAGGCGAAGGGGTGGAACTGATCGTTTTCCCCGAGACGTTCCTCCCCTATTACCCCTACTTCTCGTTCGTCGAGCCTGCCGTGCTGATGGGACGCTCCCATCTGGCGCTTTATGAGCAGGCTGTCACTGTCCCTGGTCCAGCAACGGATGCCATTGCTGCTGCAGCACGTCAATACGGCATGCACGTCTTACTGGGAATCAACGAACGCGATGGCGGCAGTCTCTACAACACCCAGCTCTTAATTGATGCCAACGGCGAAATCGTGCTCAAACGCCGCAAGATCACACCCACCTACCACGAGCGCATGGTGTGGGGGCAAGGGGATGGAGCTGGTCTGAAGGTGGTTTCCACCAGCCTCGGCAAGGTGGGTGCTCTCGCCTGCTGGGAGCACTACAACCCGCTGGCGCGCTTCTCCCTGATGGCCCAGGGCGAGGAGATTCATTGCGCTCAGTTCCCAGGCTCTCTGGTGGGTCCGATCTTCAGCGAACAGACGGCCGTCACCATGCGGCATCACGCGCTGGAGGCCGGCTGCTTTGTGATCTGCTCCACAGCCTGGCTCGACCCCGACGACTACAGCACCATCACGCCCGATACCTCTCTGCACAAGGCGTTTCAGGGTGGTTGCCACACCGCTGTGATCAGCCCCGAGGGGCGCTATCTGGCTGGTCCACTGCCAGATGGCGAAGGGCTCGCCATCGCCGAGCTGGATCGTGCCTTGATCACCAAACGCAAGCGAATGATGGACAGCGTGGGGCATTACAGCCGCCCTGATCTGCTGAGCCTTCGCATTAATCACACAGCCGCTGCACAGGTTTCTGCCATGGGAATGGCTGTTGAGCCGCTAGATGCCACGGAGTTGATGACCTTCAACCAGGAGATGAGTGATGTCTGA
- a CDS encoding MSMEG_0568 family radical SAM protein, whose product MSELGRLITELQVHGVADPSLPGNKGRRGGAGPSDHRAITIDGATVMVPVYNAASKASPYSLEADPQGGIALASRASEALSSVAVTSEPSFYSLSTADGTPYRSIALLHGRDVLATTLLQTCIRFRDRTDSCQFCAIEQSLEDSRTIVRKTPEQIAEVAEAAVRLDGIKQLVMTTGTPNSDDRGARMMAETAMAVKKLVDIPIQAQCEPPEDPIWYSRMKQAGVDSLGMHLEVVEPEVRRRILPGKSEITLDDYYRAFEQAVLVFGRGQVSTYLLAGLGDSAESLITCSKKLIELGVYPFVVPFVPISGTPLEDHPAPSTDFMVEIYSAVATRLRESDISSEAMAAGCAKCGACSALSLFETDC is encoded by the coding sequence ATGTCTGAACTGGGTCGCTTGATCACGGAGCTGCAGGTGCATGGCGTTGCCGACCCTTCACTCCCTGGCAACAAAGGCCGGCGTGGAGGCGCCGGTCCATCCGATCACCGGGCTATCACTATCGATGGCGCCACCGTGATGGTGCCCGTTTACAACGCGGCATCTAAGGCATCCCCATACAGCTTGGAGGCCGATCCACAGGGCGGCATCGCACTCGCCAGCCGTGCAAGTGAGGCGCTGAGTTCCGTCGCTGTCACAAGCGAACCCTCCTTCTACAGCCTCTCCACGGCCGACGGCACCCCCTATCGATCCATCGCGCTCCTGCACGGGCGAGATGTATTGGCCACCACCCTGCTTCAGACCTGCATTCGCTTCCGCGATCGAACCGACTCCTGCCAGTTCTGCGCCATCGAGCAATCCCTTGAGGATTCCCGCACGATTGTCCGCAAGACACCAGAGCAGATCGCGGAGGTCGCAGAAGCCGCCGTTCGGTTGGATGGCATCAAGCAGCTCGTGATGACAACCGGCACCCCGAACAGCGATGACCGGGGGGCGCGAATGATGGCGGAAACCGCCATGGCTGTGAAAAAGCTGGTGGATATTCCCATCCAGGCGCAGTGCGAACCACCTGAAGATCCGATCTGGTACTCGCGCATGAAGCAGGCCGGTGTCGACAGCCTTGGCATGCATTTGGAGGTGGTCGAGCCAGAGGTACGGCGCCGGATTCTGCCTGGCAAATCCGAGATCACCCTCGACGACTACTACCGGGCCTTCGAGCAGGCTGTGCTGGTTTTTGGTCGCGGCCAGGTCTCCACCTACCTGTTGGCCGGACTCGGCGATAGTGCCGAGTCCCTGATCACCTGCAGCAAAAAGCTGATTGAGCTGGGGGTTTACCCCTTTGTGGTTCCTTTCGTACCGATCTCGGGGACTCCCCTCGAGGACCACCCCGCTCCATCCACCGACTTCATGGTGGAGATCTACTCCGCAGTTGCGACCCGGCTCAGGGAGTCGGATATCAGCTCTGAAGCCATGGCCGCCGGATGTGCGAAGTGCGGCGCTTGTTCAGCTCTTTCGTTGTTTGAAACCGATTGTTGA
- a CDS encoding MSMEG_0570 family nitrogen starvation response protein → MPEVVLQLCWPDGDASSFYSPSTVIYDFFKPGDTLSIAELEQKALAALQEASERVRARYGFACTRTDEEAVKLKKKIANYSASENVRISALNT, encoded by the coding sequence ATGCCCGAAGTTGTTCTTCAGCTGTGCTGGCCTGATGGCGACGCCAGCAGTTTCTATTCCCCATCCACGGTGATCTATGACTTTTTCAAACCCGGCGACACCCTCAGCATCGCCGAGCTGGAGCAGAAGGCTCTTGCCGCCTTGCAAGAGGCCTCTGAGCGTGTGCGAGCGCGTTATGGCTTTGCCTGCACCCGCACCGATGAGGAGGCAGTGAAGCTGAAGAAAAAGATCGCCAACTACAGCGCTAGCGAGAATGTTCGCATCAGCGCCCTTAATACCTGA
- a CDS encoding MSMEG_0569 family flavin-dependent oxidoreductase, protein MNGYSQARHHSVVVVGGGQAGLSVAHALQKRGVTPVVLEKNRVGYAWDQQRWDSFCLVTPNWQCRLPDFPYDGPDPDGFMVKSEIVAYLQSFAAFVGADVREGVSVERLVHNGTGYRLFTTEGEILADHVVVATGGYHAPRRHLESPRIPSSTLQLDAREYRCSASLPEGPVLVVGSGQSGAQIAEDLFLEGREVHLSVGSAPRSPRRYRGKDTVDWLDRMGYYSMPIGQHPDPRAVRTKTNHYLTGRDGGREIDLRTRALEGMHLHGRLRSITADQIRFGDDLATNLDQADAVYCRIRTSIDNWIAKEGIEAPEEAAYSPCWQPGPGEDPGLDLRSQPLAAVIWCTGYSSDFHWIDVPVFDGSGHPAHDRGMTQSPGLYFLGLPWLHTWGSARFCGVADDAEHLASMITLRLQRRDASQERLECTALLGS, encoded by the coding sequence TTGAACGGATACTCTCAGGCTCGGCATCACAGTGTTGTGGTTGTAGGTGGTGGCCAGGCAGGACTTTCTGTTGCTCATGCACTTCAGAAGCGAGGCGTCACACCAGTGGTGCTCGAAAAGAACAGGGTGGGTTACGCCTGGGATCAACAGCGCTGGGATTCTTTCTGCTTGGTAACCCCCAATTGGCAGTGCCGTCTGCCGGATTTTCCTTATGACGGCCCCGACCCTGACGGGTTCATGGTGAAGTCCGAGATCGTTGCCTATCTGCAGAGCTTCGCAGCGTTTGTCGGCGCTGATGTGCGTGAGGGTGTGAGTGTCGAACGGCTCGTGCACAACGGCACTGGCTACCGCTTATTTACAACTGAGGGAGAGATTCTTGCCGACCATGTTGTGGTGGCCACGGGTGGCTATCACGCTCCTCGCCGGCATCTGGAATCACCGCGTATACCTTCATCAACGCTGCAGCTTGATGCCCGTGAGTACCGGTGTTCCGCGTCCCTGCCAGAAGGTCCGGTTCTGGTCGTAGGTAGTGGCCAATCTGGCGCCCAGATTGCGGAGGATCTGTTCCTCGAAGGCCGTGAAGTTCATCTGAGCGTAGGGTCCGCGCCACGCTCACCCCGGCGCTATCGCGGCAAGGACACGGTGGATTGGCTGGATCGCATGGGCTACTACTCCATGCCGATCGGTCAGCATCCGGATCCGCGAGCCGTGCGCACTAAAACCAACCACTACCTCACGGGACGTGATGGGGGCAGGGAGATTGACCTGCGGACTCGCGCCTTGGAGGGGATGCATCTGCATGGAAGACTCCGCTCGATCACGGCCGATCAGATCCGTTTTGGCGATGACCTGGCGACCAACCTCGACCAGGCCGATGCGGTGTACTGCCGAATCCGAACCAGCATCGACAACTGGATAGCTAAGGAGGGCATCGAGGCCCCGGAAGAAGCTGCCTATTCGCCTTGCTGGCAGCCCGGACCGGGCGAGGATCCGGGTCTCGATCTGCGGTCCCAACCGCTGGCGGCTGTGATCTGGTGCACCGGCTACAGCAGCGATTTCCACTGGATCGACGTGCCTGTGTTTGACGGCTCTGGTCATCCGGCCCATGACCGCGGCATGACCCAGAGCCCGGGTCTCTATTTCCTTGGCTTGCCCTGGCTGCACACCTGGGGCTCGGCCCGCTTCTGCGGCGTGGCTGATGACGCCGAACACCTTGCCAGCATGATCACGCTGCGTCTGCAGCGGCGCGATGCAAGCCAAGAACGGTTGGAATGCACGGCGTTATTGGGGTCTTGA
- a CDS encoding DUF3050 domain-containing protein: MAASLPIQTMGQLRLFMQHHVFAVWDFMLLLKALQQQLAPSGSPWLPSPHPRAASLINQLIAEEECDCLPVQLGGPCYLSHFEIYLLAMEEVGADTAPIKALLQLVTSNGLEAALKHPAIPQPSQRFMAATQLVIRSSKAHLLAAAFCYGREQLVSGLFRELRDQLVGASLHAPILLWYLERHIALDGDSHGPLAEDIVIELCKHQPLKLDEVAALRTRVEQERATFWDDITWTLGSSTSEPQLTIDEHIYMSMT; this comes from the coding sequence ATGGCTGCCTCCCTGCCAATTCAGACCATGGGACAGCTGCGTCTGTTCATGCAGCACCATGTGTTTGCCGTTTGGGATTTCATGTTGCTGCTGAAAGCTCTCCAGCAGCAGCTGGCTCCCTCGGGGTCTCCATGGCTGCCCTCGCCGCATCCGCGTGCGGCCAGCTTGATCAATCAGCTCATTGCGGAAGAGGAATGCGACTGTCTGCCGGTTCAACTAGGTGGCCCGTGTTATCTGAGTCACTTTGAAATTTATCTTCTGGCTATGGAGGAGGTTGGCGCCGATACGGCTCCGATCAAAGCCTTACTCCAACTTGTCACCAGTAATGGGTTGGAGGCCGCACTGAAACACCCGGCGATCCCACAGCCATCACAACGCTTCATGGCTGCCACCCAGCTGGTTATCAGGTCCTCCAAGGCTCACCTGCTTGCAGCAGCCTTCTGCTACGGACGGGAACAACTCGTATCCGGTCTGTTTAGAGAACTACGTGATCAATTGGTGGGGGCCTCCCTGCATGCACCAATTCTGCTCTGGTACCTCGAGCGTCACATTGCCTTGGATGGCGACAGCCATGGCCCCTTAGCCGAAGACATAGTAATTGAGCTTTGCAAACACCAACCCTTGAAGCTCGACGAAGTCGCCGCTTTAAGGACCCGTGTTGAACAGGAACGAGCAACATTCTGGGATGACATTACTTGGACCCTAGGGTCATCGACCAGCGAGCCACAGCTCACCATCGACGAGCACATTTACATGTCCATGACGTGA
- a CDS encoding IS256 family transposase, translated as MTLTHSGASELAQLMEGTTAGALIPEIVRRGFQELLEAEVSAAIGATRHERCPDERSTHRNGYRQRLLTTQVGDLSLAIPKLRQGSFFPDWLEPRRRVDKALYAVVMEAYTGGISTRKVDSLVEALGGASGISKSEVSRICAGLDEQVKAFLGRPLDHARFPYLYLDATYLHGRLGCNMQVCSRAVVVAIGINGLGYREVLGIAVGDSEAEGFWRQFLGSLKERGLTGTRLVISDAHLGLTAAIKRMFQGSSWQRCRVHFLRNLLSHVPKAGQDMVAAAMKAVFVIQAPDQVRSHWQRVTEMLRKQFPTAVPVMDAARDDVLAFLHFPQEHWRKVWSTNPLERLNKEIKRRTNVVGIFPNDAAIVRLVGSQLLEQQEEWQLERRRFFSEATMAKIPEPEEPLELTDADPTAQPSAITS; from the coding sequence ATGACCCTTACCCATAGTGGCGCCTCCGAGCTGGCTCAGCTCATGGAGGGCACCACCGCTGGCGCCCTGATCCCTGAGATCGTGCGCCGGGGCTTCCAGGAACTGCTGGAAGCCGAGGTCTCCGCGGCCATTGGTGCCACGCGCCATGAGCGCTGCCCTGACGAGCGCTCCACCCACCGCAACGGCTACCGCCAGCGGCTGCTCACCACCCAGGTGGGCGATCTCAGCCTGGCTATCCCCAAACTGCGTCAGGGCAGCTTCTTCCCCGACTGGCTCGAGCCGCGCCGCAGGGTCGACAAAGCTCTTTACGCCGTGGTGATGGAGGCCTACACCGGCGGCATCTCCACACGAAAGGTCGATTCACTGGTGGAGGCGCTGGGAGGGGCGAGCGGCATCTCCAAATCGGAGGTGAGCCGCATCTGCGCTGGACTCGACGAGCAGGTGAAGGCCTTTCTGGGCCGGCCTTTGGACCATGCCCGCTTCCCCTACCTCTACCTCGACGCCACCTACCTCCACGGCCGCCTGGGCTGCAACATGCAGGTCTGTTCCAGGGCCGTTGTCGTCGCCATCGGCATCAACGGCCTCGGTTACCGCGAGGTCCTCGGCATCGCCGTTGGCGACAGTGAGGCCGAGGGCTTCTGGCGCCAGTTCCTGGGCTCGCTCAAAGAGCGTGGTTTGACTGGCACACGACTGGTGATCTCCGATGCTCACCTGGGGCTGACGGCGGCGATCAAGCGCATGTTCCAGGGCAGCAGCTGGCAGCGGTGCCGGGTGCACTTTCTGCGCAACCTGCTCAGCCATGTGCCCAAAGCCGGCCAGGACATGGTGGCCGCTGCCATGAAAGCGGTGTTCGTCATCCAGGCCCCCGATCAGGTGCGCTCCCACTGGCAGCGAGTCACCGAGATGCTCCGCAAGCAGTTCCCGACAGCTGTGCCCGTGATGGACGCCGCCCGAGACGACGTGCTGGCCTTCCTCCACTTTCCCCAGGAGCACTGGCGCAAGGTGTGGAGCACCAACCCGCTCGAGCGGCTCAATAAGGAGATCAAACGCCGCACCAACGTGGTCGGCATCTTCCCCAACGACGCTGCGATCGTGCGGCTGGTGGGCAGCCAGCTGCTGGAGCAGCAGGAGGAATGGCAGCTGGAGCGCCGCCGGTTCTTCTCCGAGGCGACCATGGCCAAGATCCCGGAACCAGAAGAGCCGCTGGAGCTCACTGATGCTGATCCGACTGCCCAGCCGTCAGCAATCACCAGCTGA